The Oryzias latipes chromosome 16, ASM223467v1 genomic sequence AAAGTTTGTGCTCAAGTTATTTCAAgttatcaaaaaaaaagaacttctcaAAGGGGGAATAAATGtctaaattaaatgtatttagaaaTATCTgcacttttttcctttcttgtttttgggctgcagctgctgctttgggAAACTAAAATCCCATATCTTCCTGAGCAGACTATGACCTTGATAAGAAAGTAAGGTTCTTGGTTTGGGGGAGTATACAataacaaaattccagaaagtTCAGCTGACCAGCCACAATGCCCCATTGACTTGTAATCAGCTTGGAGCAGCCAAACACAAACTGCTATGCTTTGATTAAATTTGAAGGTGACTTTGCAGTAATACTTCTATAGACGCATGATGCCTTAAATACGCTACAGAAGTTGAATAGAcctaataataattttaaaaaataatttttaataaccaataaaaagtaagaatatttactaaataaatgaatgggAAAGAGAACATGAAAAACGTTTAGaaacttttttctaaattcatTCTTGAGAGGgtccttttatgttttaaacctacaacatttaaaataaaagttgttggAGTTCACATAAACCAGATATgttcacaagttttttttttgcaagtccATGTCAAGTCTAAaatctttgcatttaaatcaaagATGTAATATCAAGTCAAATCTTAAAGCTTAGTTAAAAAGAATGTTTTGCTGTCATTAATTGTCATCGCACTGCTTTCTACAGCTTGTTGGAGCAAAAAACAGGCAGTTGTCAGTTTCAAAGAGGTAATAAAGATATCTTTTATATTTAGATCTGACGCTGGCATtatggagttaaaaaaaagttcctcaAATGAACATtgtggggcgacagtggctcaggtggttgagcgggtcgtccaatgatcgaagggttggcggttcgatccccgctcccaccagccaaaatgtcattgtgtccttgggccagacacttcaccctccttgcctccagtgtggctccactggtgtgtgaatgcacaTGAATGATCcctgtgatggtcagaggggccgtaggcgcgaactggcagccacacctctgtcagtctgccccagggcagctgtggctaccatcaccaagtatgaatgaggagtgaatgaataatggacataatgtaagcgctttgggtgtcttgaaaagcgcagataaatccaatccaatccattattattgttCTCAAGTCCCAAACGTCAAGTCAAAGGTTGCATCTCAAGTCCCTTCATGTGAAGTGCAAACCAAGTCCCTGTCAGTGACATGAAAAGCCATTACAAAGCCACTGGAACTACCATGTGGTATAAAAAATCAAGTATAAAAAAgaacccttagcaaaaagtactTTATTTATGTGTACAAGTATGCTTAGTATATGCTAAAACAAAGACAGTGTacttaaagtttactttttgcTGAGAACCATCCACATTAACGTATGGCTCTATAGACTCCATTTTATCTCCCTTGGAAACCAAACTTCCTACCATCCTGCCCAAACCCATGAGATATCATTGGAAAGGCAGGGATGTCCTTATTTAAGCACATCAGGTCTTAGTAGAAAACTACAAATGAATCAAACAacacaatccaaaaacaaatgttccccACAGAAGACATAAATGAATGGGCTGGTTCTCAGGAGGTCAAACTATATAATTTAAACTTAAATGTTCCAAATTgctctgaagaagtattcagtacACGTACATGATCTATAGTGCTATACCTACACTCAAGACTTAAAGTTCcagtctgatcatcttctggtctattctaaaagtgttcAAAGTGGTCTTGTAATCATTGTTAAgcaatttttaggaaaaatcaaaaaacttgtgtcgttttctaggatagTTTCTGTCGAACAGTAGTAGTTCATCAGATATTCATCTCTAAGTTCTAGGTGGAACCCTTGGCACTGAGTTAAGCCTGTCCCCATTTCCCacatcccatcatccttttgtttacgcTCTCCCATagttcacaaccccaacctaacattaccggtcaaaaaaaatggcgagcaatattggagttatccagctgtTCAGCTTTGAGCCAGAAGTCAACTCGGATGGgaaaagacatacatggatctatttgtctgcaagtggatgcatgagGATGAGCTTGTTGCCCagtgattgtagtttgtacgtcacacctacaagctttttccaacaatatttttcatctgctgctgatgtaCAATAattcgaataaagaaatactcagaaatgcaattttaagattactttttttacatatgccctccatcatgagaaaaattctgcaaaaacactttttcattgcATTTGGTCTTTGTTAAAATAAAGCTCAAGTGTACTCAATTTTGGTAAGGGAAAAAATAGGCTTACCCAGttttgaaaagataaaaaaaaaatccttaaattgtgttgctttatattttaactttggcTCACAGAGATCGACcacaatatttccttttttgcgAACTTTTTTGTTCTGTCCTGAAGTGCGCCTGCGCTGAAACCTTTCCAGCAGATCCGCTGGCTCATGGAGCGATCATCTGCAGACTTTAGGAATACTCTGCAGATTTTCAAGACACAAGAACATGAAAAGTTGCAGCAGAGCTGCGCGGCTCTTCCCTGTGTAGAacgggtgggtgtgtgtggggggggggggggggggggtgcagagcATTTCAGTCATTTTGGGGAGTAACTTCAGcggcccccaccccccctccaccAAGTCTGTTTATACAGTCAAGGCTTCAGACCAAGACGCTGCAGTCCACCAGCAGAGCAAAGGCTGCACATTTAACTGCATTTTGGATTCAAAAAGGTTGGGTGTCAGATTTGTCTTAAAGCTGAAGttgttttaactttatttataaacttcACTTATTGGTAGCTGATTTACGGTGAgtagatttatgtttttaagaCTTACCAGCTGCAGCAGGATTTTTCTACTTTTGATTGCACTTATAaggaaaatgtgcagaaaaccAAAGTCGCAGCCATAAAAGTTTGCCTCATGAGTTGTTTTCGCCCTCCCCCCCTTTACCAGACTGCATTCCGACTTAGTAAACATGTGAGAACAGTTAGTTACAGTAAATGAGACTCATTCCCTCCttgctttgctttgttttcgCTCATTTTCTTTCTGGTTAGCTTCGCGCATTCCGGCTGATCATCCAGGAGGTTTCTACCGTCGCAAAACTCCTCCTTTATTATGGAACCTCCTGTATTGTCTGCTGATCTGTGGTCATTTTCCGTCAGGGAAAGTATTGAAATATGTGTCATGTGCTGAAGACTTTGTTCTCTAAATTCTAACATGGTAGCACTTTGAGAGAGCGCTTTGACTTCTGCAGAATCAATGTCATTGACTTGAGGAGTTCCTTatctcttttttgttgttcttccaAACCTGGAAGGGTTGAAACCAGATTGAAATGTAAAGATGGAGTACTGCTTTATTCAGAATCCTGTTTCCATTTCTTACTTGTAAATTGTCTTGTGAAAGTGttcatttctcctcctccaCAGTAGTCCCACTTTCACGCCCCAGGCTCCACCAGGTTCTGCCAAAAACAGGCTCTGCCCTTTTTCAGAAGCACAACATGTCATTATTGTGGATCAGAGCTGCAAAATACCATGTGTCTCTCAGTTGAATTTGTTTTGTCAGGTCTGGTCTTGTGCTGGTCTAATGCCAGAGTTCACCAGCGAAGCCTCTCCATATCTAGAGCCTTCTTATGTCACCCTGTCTGCTTGCAGACTGGTCTGTAAACATATGGGTGAAACAGAATCCCAAGGAATGACCTACAGCCTGTTGCCAAATATCTGCAACTCAATACCCCTCTGTACCTCTCCTATGCCAGCCTGTCAGGGCACTGCTCTAAAATAGCTCCTCTTTCTCAGAACCAACAACATAATTTCTGAATTTTTGGCATCATAAGAAatcttgttctttttgtgtGAAACTGGAACATTTAGTTCCAACCAGAATGGGGTCATTGAAGGACCCAGTTTCACCAAATTAATTTCATCTACAGTATGTATTGATGTTTTGTTTGACATGTCAAAAGTTTAGCATCTCTTTGgtttacagacccactctgatgaaaatggtgttttttaaatgtggcattttgaagaatgtttttttgtttataattgcattttttgagtattttcctGGTCAaattgtgaatcgggagcagacgaaaagaTGCAGTGTGAGGTAGAAAGCTGCAACAACAaaccacaagctctgctccgctccatcccGATGCGTTCAGTAgtagacgaatagatccatgtatgtctctgttttgctcgtccgagctggcatctggctcagaactgtacggctgaacagcttcaatattgctcgccatttttgttgcaacggtgatgttaggttgaggttgtaaggggctgtaagttagcgaaAGAGTGtgttaacagatggatgacaggaaatgGAGGCAGGCTCACtctacaccaacagtcccgtccacaactctgaggcaaatttctgacgACGACACcgctttttagattttggctaaatccAGCAAAGTTATAATtgaaaggccactgggaacacttttaaaatagatccaaaaaaagattagagtgggacttaaaggaCTTTAAGAGTTCTCTGGCAAATCTCTTCCAGCTGCAGACAATGAATCCCAACTTGTTTTTGTACTGTTAAAGATCTAGCAGTCTCAGCACTTTATAACCCCAATGTCATTTTAAGGACTCCAAATTCCTTTCCTGTTTCCTCTGTACAGATACAATGGATCTCATTGTGTTGGTGGCATTCAGCTCCTGGCTGGCTCCTGCATTTGGTGAGCATCCTTTTTACCAGCTGTTGTGGCGGTTTGACACTGTGAGCCCTTCAACTCTGGGTTTAGCGTATCATTCTGTAGCTGTGTGATAGATTCCTTCGTATGTCTGTATAACAGGATCAGCATTTGGCAGGGCAGTGTATGGTAAGTTTTCTGCCTCAGAGTGGCCTCAGTGATGCATTACACAGTTTGTGCCTTATTTTTGGCATACTTTTTATGGTTTATGataaaaaatttgaaatacatATCTGGTTTTAAGTGTTTTTCCCCTCATAAGGGATAGTTGGCAGGTTTTCCAACTTTTGTGCAGGTCTTGGCATTTTACTTGCTCATTCTTGTGTGCCCTGTGATGTCAGATGGGCTTGATATTTGGCACACTCTCCCTAAAcgaaggatttattattttctcattCTTCTGTGTGACTTTAGTcggactttatttttttaaagcttgccAGAATCAACGTGGCAAAAATGCTATATATagccctgaaaaaaaaagcgaTGTTTCGATTTATACTTCAAAATGAGATCAAAGAAAACTCTCACtcttaaatgtgtaaaaaaaatgtttcacaatttatgtttttaaagtgaTATATTAGTTTcaagcatttattttgaaatgtcaaCCTCAATAAGCACACTAAGGATGTTACTCCTTCATGCAAAACTTGCCCAACGATTGCTAAAAGTGAAAGGTTTTCCTCCCAAATCCCCTGAAAATTATattgaaatatgtaaaaaaaaaatcttctgaaaGGATGTGGTGTGTTTAAGTAAAGCTCACATGCCAGTGTGCTGCTGCGACTTTTAACTGTAAACATCAATCCTCCCACAAACAAAGTCTACATTGTGTCCAATGGGAGTCCATTCGAGCAAGACGGCTGTTTAAATGATTCTGTTTATCTTTTCAATGTCTCTAAAAGAGGAGCTCTGTTTCCTCTCACGCCTCAGATATTTTctagttttgtgttttcttttagttttgtctttttatattctttttttttttaaatcatccagAGAGAATTAAGAAACAAGGCAGATCTGAGCAGTTTGAGCTTTTTCCCTAAAGGAGCAGATTAATGCATCAAGTGAATGAAAGAGCAAACATAAGAGTCCTTTTGAGTGGAGCATTTAGCAGATGTGCTagaattttccaaaaaaagaaagtgagatatttttaagtaatttcAGTTGAATTGAGTGTTAACCAGATGATTGCTAAATAGGCTGAATGTAAACACACTTTGATGCCAAACACCCTTTGGATTTAAAGGGACGTCACTGTCAGGGAGCCAGTTTCGCTCTACTTTCAGTGACACATTGTGATTCAATTGTAAAACTAACTCTCCCTGCTTCTCCTTTTACAGCGTCGGCAGCAGATTATGACAAAGGTGAGATTATTGGTCTAACTATAGCCATTATAGTTGACATAGAAATCGGTTCTGACTTGAGCGTGAAGCCTCAAAATCAGCTGTCGTGTACTTTGAATTCTGTCAGTGTTTAAATGGTATTCTCatcttttttctccctttttgtccccccccccagaccaTGACAGTGCTTTTCACTATGGTGAGTGTTTCAGTGGTTGACCCTCCACACAGGAAACATCTGGGAGTTTAAGACAAGTTAGCCGTTTCCAGAGGGGGTGGGAAATTTTTCCTCTCAGACAAAATGTCCAGCACAAAAGACTTAGATCCTGTTTGTTTACTGCTTTTAAATGCTTAGAATGACAATTTCTCTGCATTCCGGCTCCattactttgtgtttttaaatctgttgtTTGAGCCTTCTGTCCAGTTTGGTTGGGTTTTTTTGGAACaaagaaaaattccaaaaagaATGTTTTACTCCTGTTTTCTGACATTGTACAAATACTTTCGTAATGGTGCAAAATTAAAAGGCAGGTACGTTTTCAGTTGTTCAATTCAGTTTATTAATACATCAATTCATGTcaaggttgtgtgtgtgtgggaacaAAGACACAAGAAGGAAATCTAGGACCACAAAAATCCAGATTATTCCAACAAGGTTTAAACAACAGAACTTGAAATATGAATCCCATTAGAGACATATACATTACATCAGAAGATTTTCAATGTAACCCGCTGAAATAATGATGCTTCTGGCAAATTGTCATttctttctaaaagaaaatgtaaaaaaatacatctgaaatgtatgtaaaaactatgtaaatgttaaaaaaagaaactatttaCATTTGTGTTATAGTTTTTTTAGAAATAGATCTATAGATTGATCAAGACTTTAGGGTCTGATGAATCTGCAAAGACATTATTAACACGTCACAACTATGCTTAGGCATACCTCATGTGGAATATACTTGTCAAACTAAACaggataaaataattttaaacaaagaaaggtAAAACAGTCCATCGTCTGAACTAAAAGGTAGAAACATTTGTTTGATGTCaaagtcctttttttattttttctccagaAACTATCATGTTCCTGCTTGAAAACGGATTCTCTGGATAATTTCAGACTAGATTTATTCTGGGGTTCTGAGGGGATCATAAAATAATTATGAAGGATAAATCTATTAACAGCTGGAAAGTATAAAACATctttctaattttatttatgaGATTGAAATACTCTGTCTTTTCTCATTATATCATATTTTATTGGTGCTGAAGAAAAGCCATATAGTATAGAATAAATAGTATATACCATACAGTTTTACgttttttctctttgtatttCAAGATTAGCTAATAGGAATTTATAAATTATTATCCACTTCAATTGGGCATCTGTCACCTCCATATAACTcaaaatgtttcacaaaaagcaaaacctgCTAAGAATGGCGTGAATAAAATGAGAGTATAGCTATTAACTGGAGCCagcaaacatgattttttttgtaaaaatttaaGCTATCTTTTGcatgctatataaataaagatttacttcCTTTAATTCCTTGACTTTGATGTTCATTTCAGGTTGGTGTTtatgacatttcttttcttttaaatatacatTGCTAATGTCAGTCTATTAATAAAATTATGAGATGTGTGTCAATACCATTACTCTTGAGTCAAAAATCATGTTCCAATTTAAACAAAagactttaaattgttttttttttgtttgtttttttagattatgAATCTCTGCGAATCGGTGGGATGGTGTTTGCAGTCGTTCTCTTCCTCCTGGGTATTTTTCTGATAGTCAGTAAGTACGGACAGTTTGAAAAACGGTGTCACCACCCTGGGATCTCTGCACCTTGTCTCAAATACAAACAGCCCCGCAAAGCGGGCGAGCTCTGAAGCATCTCTGCTCTGtcagatcttttttctttttcacacactgtttttaatctttggatCTTTAATGCCAGTTTATGCAGTTTCCTCTGCTCCAGCTGGCTTGTCATTTCCAGCTCTTTAAGTCAGAAATCCGCCAGTAAATAATTCAGTGCATCACATGTCAGCATCTGGTGGGCAAAGACCGCAGAaaaccaaacacatttttaacatcatGTGAACTGAATACAACTCAACACAGTCTCTCCTTCATTGCTTTTTTGATTCCACTGAATGTGTCGTGTTTTAGTTATAAAGACTCGATCTTTGATtgacaaatgaaaaatgtgttgttttttgtgggaCCAACATGACTGTTGGATGTATCTATGTGTGACACTTCCAACAAACACAACTAACAcatcactcagtttacaaataAATCAGCTTTCTGAGACAGAAAAACtacaataaaacaacatttaggtataatttatttttgtttttttcttgctttgtcCAAAAATAGGCAGAAAGTGTACATGTTCAAGGAGTGACAGATCAAGgtaaatttaattaaatcttTTACCTAAAATCCAATAATAACTCTGTTTTTTGGTTGCttacatatatattttatttttatttcttttagatCTCGTCATCCGGAAGTGTAATGGCCTATTTAAAGAGGTAAacccatttatttcttttgtagagGTAAATCCAAAATAAAGTAGACAAAGCAAATAATCTAAAACTTTTTCTGTAGGTTATCAAACGCCGCAGAAAAGGTATGTTTCTGGCAAACAAATGTggatttactttttcttttgttaaggCACTGAAAGAAATATTTGTAATCTTTGTTTCCACCTTTTTTAACAGGTTGACGGATTgtcaccactagatggcagcaaaCGGTGTGATCACAGCACGGGATAGTCTTTCCATAAATATGTAGTTTTTAAGACACCACAATGTtaccatttctttcttttttatgtttttctcatAGGTAGTTTTACTAGATGGTGTCATAATGTATTGCATGAGCATCTGTGCAATTTTCACATGTATTTGTGCAACTTTGAttctacaaaataaatcaattttgaaatgataatggatttctttctatgtatattttttgttaacctAATGTCGTCTGACAGTGGTGATGAACCCAGCCCTCTGCTGTGCTGCTCTCTTATTTCTGCTGACACTGCAGACAGTTTGGTTACACATGCAGTAGTAACCATCAGCAGTGAGGTGATGCTGGACTCACTGATGTGCTGCATTGAGCTGCATCTGAAGagactttcttaaaaaaaggcaCTTCTTGTATGCAGTGTTTGCTTTCTGTGCTGTTAATTGGCAGATTTCCCATTAAGACTGGAGCTGGCTGACTGAGAAAGTAAAAGCTGCATGCTCAATTCTCACTGGAGTTGCAGGAACTGACTGCAGTGCACAATATGCGTGAGGTGAAAACTGCTCACAAAATCCCCAAAATTCTGTATTTAAAATAGCCTGCAATATTTTTAAGCCATGTTCAAATGTATATTAGGTAAAACCAAAATGTTCCACAATTTTTTACTTCAAATGAGACTATTTTTTGCTGCTTGGATAAGATGCTGCTTACTCCAGGAcaggcattttatttttatttatttattttactcagCTTTGGGCTTACCCTGGATTGCACCAAATGTGATGCAATGATGCATCGCCACCAGCTGAGGCGCCCTTTTCCTCTGCAGACGCACTGAGCTGCTCTGCCTGCTGTTTTGTCCAGCTCTTCTACTCAGATCCAGGCTTTACCCACATTCCAGCAATTTGCTAATCCAGAGCTTCTCAACACCTCTGCAGTGCAGCCATGGCCACCACAGGTTAGTTCCTTCTTAATTGTTTTATACGCCTTTAGGTGCAGAGCCAAAATAGTTtgtaaaatcattttaactTAAGAAGaagaatttgatttaaatgagAATATCATAATAAAATTAAGTTATAAAACTACTGCAGATGGCTGTT encodes the following:
- the LOC101173887 gene encoding FXYD domain-containing ion transport regulator 6: MDLIVLVAFSSWLAPAFASAADYDKDHDSAFHYDYESLRIGGMVFAVVLFLLGIFLIVSRKCTCSRSDRSRSRHPEV